The Streptomyces noursei ATCC 11455 sequence CGTCCCGGTCATCCCTGCCGCGATGACCGAGTCCGCTCTCATGGCCGCACCCACCGGTGCGGCCGCCGTATCCGTCCGGCCGCCTGCGTACGCGCGAGCGCGCCACCGCCGACGTCCATACGCCAGTACATCAGCGCACCCGGCGTCCCGAACGCATCGCCACCGTACGCGACCGGCCCGCAACCCTAACGACTACTCGGGCAGCCGCAGTTCCAGGTCCGCCCGGAGGTTCACACCCTCGGCGCCGACCCCCGACAGCAGGGCGGCCACCGCGCCGCGCCCCGGAACCTCCGCCTCCGGGTCGATGTCGTACCACGGCACCAGGACGAAAGCCCGCTCGTGGGCGCGCGGGTGCGGCAGCGTCAGCCGCGGGTCGTCGGAGACCACGTCCTGGTAGGCGAGGATGTCCACGTCGATGGTGCGCGGGCCCCAGCGCTCGTCCCGCACCCGCTCGAAGGCTTCCTCGATGGCGTGCCCGCGCTCCAGCAGGGACTCCGGCGGCAGCGTCGTCTTGATCAGCACCACGGCGTTGAAATACGAGGGCTGCGAGTCGGGGGCGACACCCCACGGCTCGGTCTCGTACACCGGGGAGACCGCCTTGACCCGGACACCGGGGGTGTCCTCCAGCGCGTCGACGGCGCCCTGGAGGGTCTCCAGGCGGTTGCCGAGGTTGCTCCCCAGCGAGATCACCGCGCGCTTGGG is a genomic window containing:
- the folK gene encoding 2-amino-4-hydroxy-6-hydroxymethyldihydropteridine diphosphokinase gives rise to the protein MKTTQQPAPATPSRSSHVNPVNDPTVQPVPASVVEQVDAADVTLSNPKRAVISLGSNLGNRLETLQGAVDALEDTPGVRVKAVSPVYETEPWGVAPDSQPSYFNAVVLIKTTLPPESLLERGHAIEEAFERVRDERWGPRTIDVDILAYQDVVSDDPRLTLPHPRAHERAFVLVPWYDIDPEAEVPGRGAVAALLSGVGAEGVNLRADLELRLPE